One genomic window of Hemiscyllium ocellatum isolate sHemOce1 chromosome 25, sHemOce1.pat.X.cur, whole genome shotgun sequence includes the following:
- the slc26a11 gene encoding sodium-independent sulfate anion transporter isoform X2 translates to MSSVVRKFCSYHTLKKRLPILRWLPQYSLQWLRMDLLAGLTVGLTVVPQGLAYAEIAGLPVQYGLYSSFMGCFVYCLLGTSKDITLGPTAIMSLLVASYANHDPVYAVLLAFLCGCIQLAMGILQLGFLVDFISYPVIKGFTSSAALTIGFGQVKNILGLRDIPRQFFREVYFTFYHIAETRLGDLVLGLSSLLLLVLLKMMKNHLPKRSHRLPLLDRVCHAIVHFAGTARNAVVVITASLIAFCFECQNQHVFTLTGKSTQGLPPFRLPAFSDTASNRTVSFSEMLQNFGAGLAVVPLVGFLESIAIAKAFASQNNYRIDPNQELLAIGSTNILGSLVSSYPVTGSFGRTAVNSQTGVCSPAGGIVTELDLLPFLASFLGCFWEIQYGILAGIALSGIILLFNIARPEMKISDYSTVVVQFQSGLNFPAVEYVSDLLYRRVLEASPPRCVILDGLHVSSIDYTTVNGLRELIQTFQQHNVSLLFSNFRPKILSILTSAEIEGLRYFESTETALGYLHGDDPTHELDDSEKPLLNQTERLYS, encoded by the exons ATGAGCTCTGTAGTGAGGAAATTCTGCTCCTATCACACTCTGAAGAAGAGACTCCCCATCCTGCGTTGGCTGCCCCAGTATAGCCTTCAGTGGCTGCGGATGGATTTACTGGCAGGGCTGACCGTGGGCCTGACTGTGGTGCCTCAGGGCTTGGCCTATGCTGAGATCGCTGGCCTCCCTGTTCAG taTGGGCTCTATTCGTCGTTTATGGGCTGCTTTGTCTACTGCCTCCTGGGAACCTCGAAGGATATCACACTGGGTCCGACTGCGATCATGTCCCTCCTGGTTGCTTCATACGCCAACCACGATCCAGTTTACGCAGTGTTGCTGGCATTCCTTTGTGGCTGCATTCAACTGGCTATGGGCATCCTGCAACTCG GCTTCCTGGTTGATTTTATCTCCTATCCGGTCATAAAGGGGTTCACCTCCTCTGCTGCTCTGACCATTGGCTTTGGACAAGTGAAG AATATTCTTGGTCTCCGTGACATTCCCCGTCAGTTCTTCCGGGAGGTCTACTTCACGTTCTACCACATTGCGGAGACCAG GCTCGGTGACCTGGTGCTCGGCCTGAGCTCCCTCTTGCTGCTGGTGCTGTTGAAGATGATGAAGAACCACCTTCCGAAGCGATCGCACCGTCTGCCGCTGCTGGACAGGGTGTGCCACGCCATTGTCCACTTCGCGGGCACAG CCCGCAACGCTGTGGTGGTGATAACAGCCAGTCTGATTGCGTTCTGCTTTGAATGTCAAAACCAACACGTGTTTACTCTGACTGGGAAGTCCACCCAAGGTCTCCCGCCTTTCCGGCTCCCAGCCTTTTCGGATACAGCATCCAACAGGACTGTCAGCTTTTCTGAGATGCTTCAG AACTTTGGAGCAGGATTGGCCGTGGTGCCCCTGGTTGGGTTTTTGGAAAGTATTGCGATTGCCAAAGCTTTTG CCAGTCAGAACAATTACAGAATTGATCCAAATCAGGAGCTCCTTGCAATCG GTAGCACAAATATTCTGGGATCTCTGGTTTCATCTTATCCCGTAACCGGAAGTTTCGGAAG GACTGCAGTAAATTCTCAAACAGGTGTGTGCAGCCCTGCTGGTGGAATAGTCACTG AACTGGACCTACTCCCTTTCCTAGCGTCATTCCTGGGTTGCTTTTGGGAAATCCAGTATGGAATTCTGGCTGGAATTGCTTTGTCTGGGATAATTCTGCTCTTTAACATCGCCAGACCGGAGATGAAG ATTTCTGATTACAGTACAGTTGTGGTACAGTTCCAGAGTGGTCTGAATTTCCCTGCTGTTGAATATGTCAGTGACCTGCTGTACAGGCGTGTACTAGAGG CCTCCCCTCCACGCTGTGTGATTCTTGACGGTCTCCATGTCAGCAGCATTGACTACACGACAGTGAACGGCTTGCGGGAGCTCATCCAGACATTCCAGCAGCACAACGTCTCTCTACTCTTCTCTAATTTCCGG CCCAAGATTCTGTCGATACTGACTTCAGCAGAGATCGAAGGATTGAGATATTTTGAAAGCACTGAGACAGCACTTGGTTATTTACATG GAGATGACCCCACACACGAGCTGGATGACAGTGAGAAACCGCTACTCAACCAGACCGAGAGACTGTACTCCTAG
- the slc26a11 gene encoding sodium-independent sulfate anion transporter isoform X1: MSSVVRKFCSYHTLKKRLPILRWLPQYSLQWLRMDLLAGLTVGLTVVPQGLAYAEIAGLPVQYGLYSSFMGCFVYCLLGTSKDITLGPTAIMSLLVASYANHDPVYAVLLAFLCGCIQLAMGILQLGFLVDFISYPVIKGFTSSAALTIGFGQVKNILGLRDIPRQFFREVYFTFYHIAETRLGDLVLGLSSLLLLVLLKMMKNHLPKRSHRLPLLDRVCHAIVHFAGTARNAVVVITASLIAFCFECQNQHVFTLTGKSTQGLPPFRLPAFSDTASNRTVSFSEMLQNFGAGLAVVPLVGFLESIAIAKAFASQNNYRIDPNQELLAIGSTNILGSLVSSYPVTGSFGRTAVNSQTGVCSPAGGIVTGVIVLLSLAFLTPLFYYIPKGALAAVVIVAVSGVFDLRIVATLWRVKKLDLLPFLASFLGCFWEIQYGILAGIALSGIILLFNIARPEMKISDYSTVVVQFQSGLNFPAVEYVSDLLYRRVLEASPPRCVILDGLHVSSIDYTTVNGLRELIQTFQQHNVSLLFSNFRPKILSILTSAEIEGLRYFESTETALGYLHGDDPTHELDDSEKPLLNQTERLYS; encoded by the exons ATGAGCTCTGTAGTGAGGAAATTCTGCTCCTATCACACTCTGAAGAAGAGACTCCCCATCCTGCGTTGGCTGCCCCAGTATAGCCTTCAGTGGCTGCGGATGGATTTACTGGCAGGGCTGACCGTGGGCCTGACTGTGGTGCCTCAGGGCTTGGCCTATGCTGAGATCGCTGGCCTCCCTGTTCAG taTGGGCTCTATTCGTCGTTTATGGGCTGCTTTGTCTACTGCCTCCTGGGAACCTCGAAGGATATCACACTGGGTCCGACTGCGATCATGTCCCTCCTGGTTGCTTCATACGCCAACCACGATCCAGTTTACGCAGTGTTGCTGGCATTCCTTTGTGGCTGCATTCAACTGGCTATGGGCATCCTGCAACTCG GCTTCCTGGTTGATTTTATCTCCTATCCGGTCATAAAGGGGTTCACCTCCTCTGCTGCTCTGACCATTGGCTTTGGACAAGTGAAG AATATTCTTGGTCTCCGTGACATTCCCCGTCAGTTCTTCCGGGAGGTCTACTTCACGTTCTACCACATTGCGGAGACCAG GCTCGGTGACCTGGTGCTCGGCCTGAGCTCCCTCTTGCTGCTGGTGCTGTTGAAGATGATGAAGAACCACCTTCCGAAGCGATCGCACCGTCTGCCGCTGCTGGACAGGGTGTGCCACGCCATTGTCCACTTCGCGGGCACAG CCCGCAACGCTGTGGTGGTGATAACAGCCAGTCTGATTGCGTTCTGCTTTGAATGTCAAAACCAACACGTGTTTACTCTGACTGGGAAGTCCACCCAAGGTCTCCCGCCTTTCCGGCTCCCAGCCTTTTCGGATACAGCATCCAACAGGACTGTCAGCTTTTCTGAGATGCTTCAG AACTTTGGAGCAGGATTGGCCGTGGTGCCCCTGGTTGGGTTTTTGGAAAGTATTGCGATTGCCAAAGCTTTTG CCAGTCAGAACAATTACAGAATTGATCCAAATCAGGAGCTCCTTGCAATCG GTAGCACAAATATTCTGGGATCTCTGGTTTCATCTTATCCCGTAACCGGAAGTTTCGGAAG GACTGCAGTAAATTCTCAAACAGGTGTGTGCAGCCCTGCTGGTGGAATAGTCACTG GAGTTATCGTGCTGCTGTCTCTCGCCTTCCTGACCCCTCTCTTCTACTATATCCCCAAAGGAGCCCTGGCGGCTGTTGTTATTGTTGCTGTGTCCGGTGTGTTTGACTTGAGGATCGTTGCCACGCTGTGGAGGGTAAAAA AACTGGACCTACTCCCTTTCCTAGCGTCATTCCTGGGTTGCTTTTGGGAAATCCAGTATGGAATTCTGGCTGGAATTGCTTTGTCTGGGATAATTCTGCTCTTTAACATCGCCAGACCGGAGATGAAG ATTTCTGATTACAGTACAGTTGTGGTACAGTTCCAGAGTGGTCTGAATTTCCCTGCTGTTGAATATGTCAGTGACCTGCTGTACAGGCGTGTACTAGAGG CCTCCCCTCCACGCTGTGTGATTCTTGACGGTCTCCATGTCAGCAGCATTGACTACACGACAGTGAACGGCTTGCGGGAGCTCATCCAGACATTCCAGCAGCACAACGTCTCTCTACTCTTCTCTAATTTCCGG CCCAAGATTCTGTCGATACTGACTTCAGCAGAGATCGAAGGATTGAGATATTTTGAAAGCACTGAGACAGCACTTGGTTATTTACATG GAGATGACCCCACACACGAGCTGGATGACAGTGAGAAACCGCTACTCAACCAGACCGAGAGACTGTACTCCTAG